The Armatimonadota bacterium DNA segment CGTTACTTCTGTGTGATGCGTTGCCCATTTCGGCACAGGGGAGGCAGATACCTGTGTGTTGGTTCTGTTCCAGTATATGTTATAATACCGCTGGTGATGGAAGATGGAAGCACAGGTCACTGTGGAACAGATGGTTTACCCGGAATCGGATGGGAAGCCGATGGCAGACAACACACTGCAGCTGGAGTATATCATCTATCTGTACGATAATCTCTGCGCGCTCTTTGCTGAACGTGAAGACGTATTCGTCGCTGCGGACCTGTTCTGGTATCCTGTGGAGGGACGTCCTGATATTCGTACTGCCCCAGATGTGATGGTGGTTCTGGGACGCCCTAAAGGACATCGTCCCTCGTACAAGCAGTGGGAAGAGGACAATATTCCCCCGCAGGTGGTGTTCGAGGTACTCTCTCCTAGCAACCGCCCTTTGGAGCTGGTGGAGAAATCGCGCTTTTACGAGCAGTACGGGGTACAGGAGTACTACATCTACGATCCCGACCGCGGCGTCCTGGATGGCTGGGTACGCCAGGACGGCATACCGCGCCTGATCGAGAAGATGCAAGGCTGGGTGAGCCCCCTTTTAGGAGTGCGATTCAGCCTGGAAGACAAAGCGCTGGTGCTGTATCGACCGGATGGGGAACGCTTTACACCGTACGTGGAGCTGCGCCGCAGGATGGAGCAAGCAGAGCGTGAAGCGCAGCTGGAGAGGCAACGCGCAGAGCAGGCTGAACGCGAGCTGCAACAGGAACGCCTGCGCAACGAAAAACTGGCTCAACGCCTGCGCGAACTGGGTGTGGACCCAGCCGAGGTTCAGTAGTCCGGTGGCAGGGAACGGTAATAGTAGTAGCGAGGACGACGCAGCCTGCGCAGAACCCGGTCTCTTCCCATCGCCAGAATGGTAGCCGCACCCGCGACAAATCCGCCTGCATGTGCCATCGTCGCCACACCCGGCTGGAACTGGAACTGCATCAGGAACCACAGCCCTAACAGGATAAACGCCGGTACCGCTATCACATCGATAATAAAGAAGAAGATGACCAGCACCCGTATCCGGGCGGCAGGAAACAACACAAAGTAGGCTCCTAACGCCCCGGCGATGGCTCCACTGGCTCCCACAGTGGGGATTGGCGAGCTGGCATTAATGACTACGTGTGCCAGAGCCGCCGCTACCCCCCACACCAGATACCAGAACAGGAACTGAAAATGCCCTAAAGCATCCTCCACGTTGTTGCCGAAAATCCAGAGATAGAGCATGTTCCCGCCCAGATGCAGGATACCCGCGTGCAGGAACATCGAGGTGAAGATAGTCAGCCAGTGAGGTGTAATCGGCGGTATCTGGTACTGGCACTGACCGGAGATGGTGCAGGGGATCATGGCGTATTCGATCAGCGCTTCGGGAGCCCCCCAACCGATCAGCTTGTCGTAGAGAAACACCAGCACGTTGGCAAGGATAAGACCAACGGTCACGAAAGGAAAGGAACGTGTTGGGTTTTCGTCGCCAAGCGGTATCACGGTATCCAGCCATCCATCTCGTCGTTCGCTGGTTTAAGTATACCTGACTCTGCGAGAAGTGTAAATGGATTACGAAAATGAACCTTTTTCGGTTTTTGTGCGTCTAAGCTTTTGAGACGTTGAAGCATTCCTGCTACGATACAAGCAAGAGGGACCACGAGCAGCATCAATGTGAAACCGTTAGGGCGTGCGCAAAGCACGCCCGTTTTTTTAACCTGTTCTCACGCCTTCGGAGGCGCGACGTACCATCCAGCTCCACACCGCCCAGCTCAGCGCAGCCCCCACAGAGCTCCACAACAGGAAACGCCACGTGGTACGCCAGAAACCGTTGCCCCGTTCTCGTTGTATCTGGCGATCAGCTTGCTGCAACGCCTGCTTCGCCTGTTCCGACGACGTCTTCTGGTCTGCCTGCAGCAGCGGACTACTATCCGTACCCGCCTGTTGCTCGGATGGCGGCGTTGGCTTGGGGACGTTGACCACCGGCGGGGGTGGAAGCTGGGGCGCTTGCTGTAACTGCTGCAAGCGAGTAGCGTCATCGAACTCACGGCTCAATCCTGCCGCTTCTTGTGCCCCGCGCGGGTCATAGCCCACCGCCAGCACCGGCATCGCTGCCAGGACGCTGATACACCCACAGAGAACCACTACCTGCATGCACTTCATTATCCTGCACCTCCTGAAAGCACTTGCCATAGTTTGGGCACCATCTTGGGGGCGCGTGGCAGGTCGATATCGATGAGCGGTCGCGTGCCCGGTCCCTTGTCCCGGATGCGGTTGTCGTAGTTCAGGCGCAGGGGCAGACTGTACAGCACCATCGCCTCGTCCTTGCAGATGATGGAGCCGTTGATGGTGCAACCTCCGCCGCCCGTTGCAATGTTTCCGCCCCCAACGAAGTTGGTGTACAGGATAGCGTCTATCTGGTTGATGTTTTCTGAGATGCTATTGATGTAGTCGTCGCTATACAGTGACTGATACCGCTTCCTGCCGTAGCTGTCTATCTGCGTGGCATCGTAGGCGGGTATCAGGTTGCCGTATTCATCGTAGCGGGGTTTGGTGAAAGGCGGCCTCATGTAGTACAGCGGGTAGTAGCCGAAATTCTTCACATTGCCCATAATCACGCTGCCCCGCGCGGCTAAACCCAGAATATCCTTTTTCTCGTTCTGCTGCTCGATGGTCGTTGGGTTCGTACCCCGGAAGTCTGGCGGGTTCTTATAGCGCACACTGCCGACGATGTGTACATTACGTCCGGCGTAGAGCGTGCCCTGCCCCTCTACATACCCCTTAATCACCACGTCGCCGGTGAAAGTGACCGGTCCGTGGATGCGGATGGGCTTGTCGCTGGTGCCGATCAGCACCGCCGAACCGTTGACCACACCGTTAGTAGAGAGGCGCACGTAGCGATTCTGTTGACTGTTCCACACCTCCACGTATGCCCCCTGTCCGTAGTTGGGGTTGGGCGTGCCGTCTGCAAAGGTCTGCTTCTGGTCCACATAGTTCTGCGACAGGTTGATGTAACGGGTGATGTCGTCCAGGTCGGGCATGGGCAGTTCCTGAGTCGCAGTAGGGTCCAGCACGGTGCCGCTGTAGGTTTTGGTGCCGCGTGCGTCTGCCACCACCGCTCCGGATACCCGGTTGTTGACGACGCTGGCGTTCTGGTCGTAGATGAGGTCGCGCCACTGCTCGTAGGTACTGGACCCCTTGGCACCGTGCAGGGTAGGGTCATACGCCTGACGCGCTCTGCCGGTATTGACACTGTTGTAGTAACTGTTGCTCCACTGCGTGGGGGTGATGTTGACGTAACCCGCAGCGGGAGGGATCAGTTTATTGTTGGCGCAGGCGTAGACGCTACCGTTGATGGTAGGCGTGCCCCCGCTGAAGTCGAAGTTCCCGTTGGCACGCATGTCGCCGTTCACGATCAGGTCGTTCGCCCCGAAACCGTACATCCATCCGTAGTTGTTGGCGAAGTAGGCGTAGTCGAACACACCGGATCGCTCCAGTGTGAACTCTAAGGTCTGCTCCAGCACGGTGCGGGGTTCGCCGTCATCCAGCTGACCGTCGTTATCCCGGTCCTGCCATCCTACCGCACGGAAAGTCAGCTCGCGGCTGAAGTTGCTATTGATGCGCTGCCCCACGATGCCGCAGGAGTAGCGCAGACCGTCTCCTAAATTTCCCCCCACCGTCGCCATCGGATTGGTGGGCGAAGCCAGCTCCCAGGGAACGAAACTGTCGAACTTCTGTTCCACCTTGAACTGTTTCCATACCTGCATCTTTTTATATTCCAGCCCCGCCTCGGCGGCATAGAGGGTGCGCACCGCCTGCTCTTCGCGGGCAACATGACGGATGCCTGCCGTACCGAGACTGACCAGCGCGGTACCCAGACCAAAGGACATGAACAACACCAGCAACGATGTGATTAGAGCGGTTGCTCGCTGCCACCTCTTGTTCCGGGAGAATATTCCTGACATCGCGCTCACCTCCTCACTGGTTGCGCAGGACCACCATCTCCTGCAGGCGCAGGTAGCGCACCCCTGCAGGCGTCTGTCTGCGCACGCACAACCGAACGGTCACGGTGCGCCCGTTCGCACCCAGCTGGAAAATCGGATAAGTGGTGCCCGTTTCTGGATCGGTGGGTACGACCCCATCGAGGATGTTCACAGTATCCGCTGCGCCCTCAGCAGGATGCCACTTCAAGGTCTCGTAGGATAAACCAAAGGAGCCATCTGCCCCGCTGGGCAGCACGTAGGTGACCTGCGTTTGCGAACCGTTGACGCTCACCGACCTCGCCCGGCGCAGTTCACTGACGATACGGCGCATAGCAAGGGTGGCATCCATCGTCACAGCCACGTCGGTGGAGTTTCTCTGCCAGGCGCGGGTAGAAGTGCTGAGCAGGGGCATCAGCGCCATGAGCAGGATCACCATGATGCCACTGGCGACGAGCAGTTCCACCAGAGTCACCGCGCGGCGTGTACTATTGTTCCTTTTGATTGCTCTTTGCATATTGCCACCCCCTCGTTTGGCACAGGCACGCTTCTGCACGCTACAGGTTGGTCACCAGCGTGCGCAGTTCTACCTGTCGCGTCTGTCCGTTCAAATCACGCCAGATCACCCGCACGATAACCCGCTTCACGTCCCACGCCACATCTTCTACCACAATCTGCCCCTGCCCGTTGGGAAGCATCCTCGCCGGGCTTTCGCGGCTGGTATCATCGGTATAGGTGAACGAGAAGGGCGACGTGTTCGGGCTGGCGTCTATCAACCCGTATGCCCGCAAGCCGTCGTAGGTCAGGTTGCCGTAGCCGATGAACTTGATCGCTTCCATCCGCCGCTCCGCCAGAGCCAGCGCCGCCGCGCGCCATTTTGCGCCGCCGCTCAACCGCTGGCTGACCGGGAACAGTGCGCCAAACACCACTGCCACCACACCCAGCAGGAAGATAGACAAAACGATTTCCGCCAGGGTAAACCCTCGCGCTCGCCGTTTCATGGTGCGCCTCCTCACCACAGCTTATGCCCTGCCGTCGCTTCCAGCGAGCATTGTGGTGGTGTGCTGACGTTGTTCATCGTGTAGGCGCCATCGGAAGGGCAGGTGCTGGTCGGAAACGTCGCCGGGTTACCCTTGATGTATTTGTCCGGTCCCACAATGTCGCTCCAGGCAGGAGTGTCGTCTGGCTCCTTGTTGTTGTCCATGGCCCACTGCTGCTTGGCGACATCGATACGCAGCAGGGTGCCCACACACGACTTGCGCCGGCTGGTTTCTCGCGCCGGCACATAGTTGGGCACGGCGATAGCCAGCAGGATGCTGATAATCAGCACCACGATCATGATTTCCACCAGCGTGAAGCCCTGAGAGCGTAGATGGCGCATCGTGTCTCACCTCCGTCGTCTTCCTGGACCTCCCCTGCTCTCCCCTCTCCCACGCTGTGGGAGAGGGGCAAGGGTGAGGACTAAAACAAAGCCGATGGGACATCGCAGGGTGGGAATACCCCATCGGCTCTATAAACCTGAAACGCAACGCTGAGATTACAGGCTGTGTGTGCCACCAATGCTGCAGGTAGGATTGGTTCCCACGTTGCCTACCGTGTAAGTGCCACCCGACGGGCACGAAGGCGTCGACTTGATGTAGTTCGGCACCAGGTCGCCCACAGCGCATGCGTCACCGTTAGCCTTGTTGTTGTCCATCGCCCACTGCTCCTTGGCAGCATCAATCTGCTTCAGGTTGGACACACATGCCTTGGCGCGGCTGCTCTCACGTGCCCGCACGAAGTTCGGCACCGCGATGGCGAGCAGGATGCCGATAATCAGCACGACGATCATAATCTCCACGAGGGTGAAGCCTCGCTCGGCGCGTGCCTTTCGGATCAGGTTGAACATTCTCGGAAGCACCTCCTGAAAGGGATTTCATCAGCATTTTTCCATCCAGCAAGCGGGGATTTCACATCAAAATTGCGGGTTTTTGGAGGACGAGGCTGCTGCCGAGCTGTCGGTGTTGGAACCTAAACCCCTGGCCCCCTTCCCTGCGAGGGAAGGGAGAACCGCAATCACCCCTCTCCTCACAGGAGAGGAGATGGGGGTGAGGTTGGTCTGGCACAGGAGATGGCTTCGCTCCTGCGTCGCCCGTAAGGAACGTTTGTCTACCGGACCGACCGGCGCACCTGATCGAACACTTCGGGCGGGGCGTTGCCGATGAGCACCAGGTTCACATCGCCGTCGCGCCACGTTTCCACCCGTGCACCCAGTGGAGTGAGCGACCTTAGCAGGGGAGCATCGGCACGCAACGGCAGGCGCGTCTGGAACAGCGCGAGCGAGCTCCCTTCATCCGTGTAATGCAGGCTGACGAGCGGACGCTGCCCCACGATGCGAACCCTTACCTCTA contains these protein-coding regions:
- a CDS encoding rhomboid family intramembrane serine protease, which codes for MIPLGDENPTRSFPFVTVGLILANVLVFLYDKLIGWGAPEALIEYAMIPCTISGQCQYQIPPITPHWLTIFTSMFLHAGILHLGGNMLYLWIFGNNVEDALGHFQFLFWYLVWGVAAALAHVVINASSPIPTVGASGAIAGALGAYFVLFPAARIRVLVIFFFIIDVIAVPAFILLGLWFLMQFQFQPGVATMAHAGGFVAGAATILAMGRDRVLRRLRRPRYYYYRSLPPDY